Below is a window of Nitrososphaerota archaeon DNA.
TCCAAGGCAAAGAGATCCCTAGTCCAGAAGTACTCAAGGTAAAGGACGAATCGTATGTTTTGGGATTGTTGGACTGTATCGGAGAGATGCGAAGAGACGTTTATGATAAAATCCGAGTCGGTAAGTCAGAGGATGCAAGAAAAATGTTTGAGAAAATGGACGAGTTGTATTTGATGCTGTATCCATTTGCGTATTTTGATAAGATAGTCAAAGAGGCAAGAAGGAAGCTAGATGTTTCAAGAATTCTAGTCGAAGAGACGCGAATTGCGATTACTGAAGAGATAAGACGATCAGATCTGATAAGAAATCTCAAAAAGTGAGCATTTTAGTTATTTTTTTGATTTAGCTTAGATATCTTTTCTTCAACTAACAGGGCAGCATGTAACGTAATTTCTGCAATGAGTTTAAGCTGGGCTTTTTTCAGTCACTAAGTTTACTCAATTGAACACCACTTAAACGGTCATCAGCTCGTCTAGATTTTTCTGATGATTCTTTGTATAGAAATTTTGCTACAGGTGGACTGGTTAATATTATTTGTATTATATCATCTGCACGAATTAGCTTAATTGATATTGTACCAATATCGTACTGCTGACTTAAACATCATCATTCATTGAGGTTCGGAATGACTAAATTATTTTAAAA
It encodes the following:
- a CDS encoding RNA-binding protein, which produces MDSTKKSLDRISKALEKNLDERESLIKNTRQIITLCSESIIDCHKNDIKSATKKILQAKRLLEQYRKNIDRALYKYLIPSEQEFVEASSFLALIQGKEIPSPEVLKVKDESYVLGLLDCIGEMRRDVYDKIRVGKSEDARKMFEKMDELYLMLYPFAYFDKIVKEARRKLDVSRILVEETRIAITEEIRRSDLIRNLKK